The Calothrix sp. PCC 7507 DNA segment CACTATCCAGAGTTGTTTTCGCAACCACAAGTTCCAATTGAAAATACACCCCTACTATTTGGCAATGGATTTATTAGCACTCAAAATAAAATTCTTACAGGTCTTTCTAGAGGTGGTGTTTACCGCCGACACAATAAATTTTCTGACCCATCCAGACCAATTCGGATTACTGTTCTGAATATTTGTGAGGTGGGGTTCGATGACTTTATACAAAAACTTAAAGAACGGTTAAAAAGCTATAAATTTGAAAGCCTATTTGATACCAAATCAATATCGCTAAAAAACTTAAGTGATACTCAGGCAAGAGCAAAAGTTGAGGAAGTAGTCAATGAATTAATGGAAATTTCACCTGAAATAGTTTTGGCGTTTTTACCCCAGAGCGATCGTAACGCTGATGAGGAAGAGGGTGGTAGTCTTTATCACAAAATATACGATCTATTGCTTCGTCGCCAGATAGCTAGCCAGATGATTTATGAGGATACATTGAAGAATCCTGATTATTCCAAATACAAAAATATTCTCAATCAGGTGGTTCCAGGAATTCTCGCCAAGGTGGGTAATTTACCTTTTGTTCTGGCTGAACCTCTCCCAATAGCTGACTATTTCATTGGTTTGGATATTTCTAGAGAATCTAAGTCAAAACTGGCTGGAACAGTTAATGCTTGTGCAAGTATTCGTCTTCATGGCAAGCAAGGGGGGTTTATTCGCTATCGTCTAGAAGATGCTTTGATTGAAGGTGAAGAAATCCCTAAAAGAGTACTAGAAAAACTATTACCAGCAAAGGAACTAGAAGGAAAAACCGTACTGATTCATCGTGATGGGCGCTTTTGCGGACAAGAAGTTGCTAATCTCCTAGAATGGGCTGAAGCTATTGGCTGTAAATTAATATTAGTAGAGTGTAAAAAGTCTGGTAGTCCTCGACTATACAATTTTGTTAACAAAACCATAACTGCACCAGAAAAAGGTTTAGCACTGCGTGTTTCTTCTACTGAAGCAGTTCTGGTAACAACTCAAGTAACTGAAGAGATGGGTCTTGCTGATCCTTTACGCTTGACAGTTATCACTGCAAACCATCCAGCTTTAATTTCTCCTCCCATAGAACAAGTGGTTGAAATTACCTTGAAACTCACTTTACTGCATCATGGAGCATTAAAAATGCCTCGCTTGCCAATGCCAGTATATGGAGCACATAAGATGGCAAAATTGCGATTAAGGGGAATTTATCCAAGTAGTATGTTGGAAGGCGATTGCCAGTTTTGGCACTAAAATAAACCTCAAAGTTACAGATATTTTGGGATCGCTATCTTCATCAAGAAACGGTGTTAGTATTGCCAAATTTCTGATTTTCCACATCTAATTTTTCAATTCCGCCAAAAACAATTAACCAAACCACTACTACCACCCAGTGAATTACGACTACCACAAATAACGAACCTGTAAGGGCATAAGCAACTGTACATATTATTCCTAATAATGCGGCTAAAACCAGGAAAACGGGATTAAAAAATGTGGGAAATCCAGCTTGAAAAAATGTCTTTGCATTTACCGGATGATAGAAAACAAATAGTAATAAACTCCCTATACCCCACAAACTCCAATGTAACCAATTGGTATTTTCGAGAGGATGAGGTAGCAGTAAAACTCGGAAAAATAGTTCTTCAACAATTGCAGGTAAAAATAAGCTGCGACATATTAACAAACATTTATCTAGCAAATTTGCAGACCAAATTTGCATCTGCAAAAATTCTAATTTAAAACCTAAAGGGATAGCTATAACGCCATAAATTCCTAGCATCGCCGCAATAACTAACCAATGTTGTAATGTGGGAACTACTAGCGACGCTAATAGGCGACTGATAATAATTGTTAGCAGTGAAATATCAGTAAAGGGAATTTTGATTTGTCCGAAAAATACTGTGGGTGCGATGGGTGTAATGTCAGGTTGCCAACCACCTACTTGATTGGTTCGCAATATTTGCATAGTTGCACCATGTTTTAAAAATATCGCGGTGAGGTCGTCTTGTGCCAGTCGAGGCATGATTGTTCGCCATGTTGTCAAACCTGCCCAAATGCTACCATCTTGAAATGGTTTCGTTCTTTTTCCGATTTTTTTACCTGGGAGTATACTTGCTTGACTTTTCCAATCAGCACGGACTATCTCTAAGGGTGCTAATTGTTTTTCCAAAGATTGGCCTAGTTCGACTAGCTGCTGAAAGCGCAAGGCTTGCGGATGACTGAGGTTGGCTTTTAACCAAGTTTGAATTTGAGGAGTTGTAGCAACTTGGTTTTGAATTGCCAGTATCGTAGCATAAAGTGCTTGGCTAGAATCTTGTACGCATGAAGTGGCTGGTGATACCGTTGCGCCACCAGTACCATCGCCAACGCGATAACGAGCCATTGTCACTTGTAACTGTTGCTGTAATTCGCCTAAAGGTGAAAGTTTCACACCATCAAAATCATAATCTTGAGTTACGGGATCAAATTTAATCAAAATATCTGATACTGGACGTGTTGCGAGCCATCCGCGTTGTAAATTGCCCATAAAATCAGCCCATGTATGCGTTGCGGCGATAATTCCATCGGGGTTATGGGCATAAATTTGATGATATTTAGTATCGAAGCGTAATTCGTTAGTAAACTCGTCGCGAACAACTTCTGCAATTCCCACAGCAAAATGTCCGGTGATAGTATAAGGTACTCCCAGTGGTTCACCTTTACGTCCGCCAATTCCACCGAACAGATGTAGTGCGATCGCTTTATCGCCTTCGCTCCATTTTGATATAGTATAGGGTGTATCTAAGTTTGGCGTTTCTACTGGGTTTAATAATACAGTATTGAGTTTACCTTTAAGTTTTTCTGTATCTCGCCAATTCAAAGTTTTGATGTAATTTAGTGCTGATTCTTCACCAGTAATGATTTGACTGGGTGGAATCTGAAAGAGAGAACGAGGGGCGAGGGCGCTAACTACAAACGTACCATTGATATCGTTAGCACCGTAAATATACCACCCATCTTTACCGGCAGGTGATGTTTCGATTTGCTCCGCAGTTGAAGGTGCAAAATTTCGCGTATCTATTACTTGTTGGGGAATACGAATAGTTTCTGTAACACCATCAAACTTGGTAGAAGTAGGGTTGTAATGCTGGACTAAAAAATAATCGCGCTTCTGCTTCTGTTTTTTAGATGAAAAAGTTCTGGTTTCAGAGGTAATTGGTTGAATTATTTTTACCAAACCATAAAACCTACCAGTCACTAAAACAGGTTCGCGTTCAATTTGCAAAAGAGATTTTTCCCCACTTTCTGCAATTATTGTATTTGCATCTAAAGCGACAATGGTATCATCATGAGGATTCGCACCAGCCAAAGACCTTAAAACACCTACTTGACGCACTCCATTTAGTCGAAAAGGATGAATCATCCCTTTTTTTTGACTTTTAATAACTTCGGAAGTGAAATTTACATCTTGCGTGACAGCTTGAACGTAAGCAAGTAAATCTTCATGCTTTTTCCACTCCAAACGCACAATTTTTCCTACCAAGTTTTGGGCTGTAGGTGGTGCATGTTGCACTTCCAGCCACACCCAATCTAACCCATCTTGTAATTGCTGTTTCGTCGGTAAAATTAACCTTCCTACCCAGTCGGCGATAGGTTTATAAAGGTTTGCAGATGGAATTTGTGTAACGGGATAAAAACTTGGTTGATTAAAATCTTGTCGGGTATGTATTGCGTAATTGCTTTGTTTTGGTACTAGCTGCGGTTGTCTTGCAGTAAGTGACAAGATTGCAACTACTGCTAGTATTGATAGCAGTAAAAATATCGTAAATCTTAACTTTATTTTTCGACTCAAGTCACGTAAAATCAAGGATATATACTGATTAACGTTAGAGAAATTATACTCTATAAATTACTCATTGACAAAATAAACAAAAAATGTATCTAGTGGGAAAGAGCGATCGCTCTTTCCCAAAATGCTGAAATCTTTCTCAAATAGGGCATTTGCACAGCTATGGCAACCACGCTGAGTGGTCTATCGCATTAATTTTGCTGGGTTGCGAGATCCCCGACTTCTTTAAGAAGTCGGGGATCTGAACACGACGAACCTATTAAAACTTTTGGGACAGTCCACTACCTACTTAACAGTTGCACAGGATTTTGAATGGTTAAAACCTGCAAAAACGAGCTAACGGGACACGGATTTAATAATCTAAAATTTTTGTATGGTACGTTAACAAAGTAACGCACCATCTTGATCTCATGGGCGGTGCGTTGCGCTTGGCCATAACGCACCCTACTAAACTAAGAATATTCTCCATTTTTGTTGGTGAATTTCAACGTAAACAGCGAATTGCTTCTAAAAGACCCCGCGCCTTATTTAACGTTTCTTCATATTCTTTTTCGGGTTCAGAATCAGCTACTAAACCAGCGCCAGCTTGCACGGTTACTGTATTGTCTCGCAGTACCATTGTGCGAATGGCGATCGCACTATTTAATTGCCCTTCAAAATCATAATATCCATACACACCAGAATACACACCACGGCGACTAGGTTCTAATTCGTTGATAATTTCCATCGCCCGAATTTTGGGCGCGCCGCTGACAGTACCGGCAGGGAAGCTGGCTTTTAATAAATCCCAGGCGGTTTTGTTTGATGCTAATTTACCCACCACATTACTGACAATGTGCATCACATGGGAGTAACGCTCAACTACCATTAATTCATCAACTCTGACGCTACCGCTTTCACAAACCCTACCCAAATCATTCCGCCCTAAATCAACAAGCATGACGTGTTCGGCAATTTCTTTGGGATCTTGGAGTAAATCCTCTGCAAAAGCTGCATCTTCCTTGCTGGTTTTACCCCGTGGACGTGTCCCCGCAATGGGACGGACTGTGGCGATGATCTCACCATCAATATCACGTTCTGCTTTCACCATCACTTCGGGACTGGAGCCGATGATTTGCCAATCTTGGAAGTTAAAGAAAGCCATGTAAGGCGAGGGATTAATCTGGCGCAGGGAACGATAAAGAGCAAAAGGATCGCCTGTATATTCTGTTGATAGCTGCTGGGAAACGACTACTTGGAAGATATCCCCGGCTTTAATATAATCTTTGGCTTTTTCGACACTGGCGCAGAATTCTGGGCGGGTGAAGTTGCTGGTATATTCTGCTGTTTTGGAGGGGGAACCCCCGCTTGGGGGTGTCCATGAGAGTCGGGTTTTTTCTGGCGACAGGGGTAGAGATAGCTTGTCTACCATCTGGGTGACGCGATCGCCCGCTTGCTGATAAGCTGCCTGTAAATCTACTTCTGGATCGCGTAAATCAGCATAGGCGATCGCCCAAATTTTCCGCTTTACTTGGTCAAAAATCAACAGGTGGTCTACCTGCATCCACAATCCATCCGGAATATTACGCTTATCTTGTGCATGAATTGGCACTCGTGGTTCTATCCAGTGAATCAATTCATAGCCCCAAAAACCAAACAAACCGCCAATCCCTGCTGGTAATTGCGGTAATTTGACTGGGTGATATGGCTCCAGACATTCGGCTAAAGCTGTAAAGGGGTCGCCTGTAAAAACGACCTGGGAACCATTGCGATGTGTCTGGGTTGTATGATTGCCTCTTGCTTCCAACACCCACAAGGGATCGCAACCCAATAAACTATAACGCCCCAGTTTTTCCCCACCTTCCACCGATTCCAGCAAAAAGCTATAAGGCTGACCAGCGCAAACTTTATACCATGAAGATACAGGCGTATCTAGGTCTGCAACCCATTCCTGATAAACCGGTACAAAGTTACCTTGTTTAGCTAGCTCTTTAAACTGGTCAAAATCGGGAAATATCATAAATTAGGGAATGGGGAACAGGGAATGGCAGGGGAGCAGGGAGCAGGGAGCAGGGGGAGATGAGGGAGTGTGAGCAGAAAGAGAATTAATGCTACCCTCTCCTCTCACACCTCCCTCTCTTCCCAATGCCCAATGCCCCATGCCCATGCCCTAATAACTATGCGTCGTGGGTAGCTTTCCCACTGAACTTAACCTGTGATGGACTGGGATTTTGTCCGATTCTGCGTGGTACATAACGCACTTTCTCACGACCTGGGTTGACCTTCTCAGGGAAGACACCATCGGCTGGGTGAATTAAAGTGGTTTCTCCACTGGGCAAAATCCGGTAAATTTTGTAGTCTGTGATTTTGAATTTCCGGAGTTGACCACCTAAAGCAATGCCGTATTCTTTACGAGCGATGTACAGCAGGTTTTCACCTTGTAGCATTGTAGCAGCGCCACCTGTAGGCAATTCAAACACTTGTTGTTTAGGGCTAGTCCAGGTAATAGCGTACTTTTCTTCAACTGCTGCTTTTGTCAGCAAGCCGCCGGTGCTGCCAGCAAATAGCGGGGTTTTTCCAGAGAGTGTTTCTGCCATAAAGTAGTCTCTCAACGTTTTTAGGGCATCGTAACACCGCCAACAGGATCATATTGCGATCGCGTCATAGACTGTAACAGTTTTTAGTCATTGGGCATTACTCTCGTCCCCAAGTGTATTGGGTATAACGACCAATAGAGCGCAAATCCTGCTTGGCAAATTCAGTCAGGCGAAAAGAGGGCATCAGGATAACTTTTCCTTGTCCAACTCTGCCAATAGTCCATGTAAGAAATACTCAGCAAAGCCGCTATTCTCACCTTCTTGCAATGCCCGACGCAACGCAGCAACTTTCATTTCATGCTCCTCCAATAATCGTAGTCCGGCGCGGACAACTTCACTGGCGGAAGAAAAACGCCCGCATTCTACCTGGCTATTAATAAATGCCTCGAAATGGTCTCCTAATGTAACGCTGGTATTTTTTTGCATACTACCTCCTCTGCCCCCTGCCCCCTGCTCCCTGCCTCTTTGCCCCATCACCCCTGAACAATGGGAATGGTAAAGTGAAACTGACTGCCTTGGTCTTTGCCATTTGACTCTGCCCAAATTTTACCGCCCCAGCCGTTGACAATTTGGCGACAAATTGCTAGACCCAGACCAGTACCGCCAGTAGTGCGTCGCAATGCGCCCTCTTCTTGATAAAAGCGATCAAAAACTATTTCCAGGCGGTTAGGTTCTATACCCCGTCCAGTGTCAGCGACAGTCACCTCCACCATCTGCTTAGTGTTACGAGCGGCTTTAATGCTGATTTCTCCTTGTGGTGGTGTAAATTTACAGGCATTGTCGATGAGTTTTGCTAAAACCTCGACTAACCAATCACCGTCCGCTCTAACTAGAGGGAGGTTACGGGCAATTTGAGTCTTGATTTGGGGGGGCTTTTCTGTGGCGGAACGGGTGCGGAGTCGGCTGAGTGAGAGATCGATACACTCTTGTAATGCTAGGGAT contains these protein-coding regions:
- a CDS encoding Piwi domain-containing protein is translated as MIAVATISQTKALSSSEIFRLNFSNLNIMCFQLKPEIEQEEGISLSFHLSRILPHIVVIWDKPYFYALGKFKNSMQDFGIEWEAILEQIAAEGIKDFSDRTWQFQEVQLPKAVSANVISLLAYQVLKTSKPYPFSSITALSKNGVQVRREAKFWAEPIEIHGTLQPAITLTMKSKFLLTKTLADFYLNHPEKHNPEKLLIDLNVRSLSDDIQGNGTITQLIKEPSLIHKQKLIEQAKNEISKKALQDDLSNKLLVAVKFGKGKKLYEYGMTALRPCVTSETASRFGVNWGELLKKTKISYKERTDLLATYKKEAENALNNYGFELGISINSRHYPELFSQPQVPIENTPLLFGNGFISTQNKILTGLSRGGVYRRHNKFSDPSRPIRITVLNICEVGFDDFIQKLKERLKSYKFESLFDTKSISLKNLSDTQARAKVEEVVNELMEISPEIVLAFLPQSDRNADEEEGGSLYHKIYDLLLRRQIASQMIYEDTLKNPDYSKYKNILNQVVPGILAKVGNLPFVLAEPLPIADYFIGLDISRESKSKLAGTVNACASIRLHGKQGGFIRYRLEDALIEGEEIPKRVLEKLLPAKELEGKTVLIHRDGRFCGQEVANLLEWAEAIGCKLILVECKKSGSPRLYNFVNKTITAPEKGLALRVSSTEAVLVTTQVTEEMGLADPLRLTVITANHPALISPPIEQVVEITLKLTLLHHGALKMPRLPMPVYGAHKMAKLRLRGIYPSSMLEGDCQFWH
- a CDS encoding type II CAAX prenyl endopeptidase Rce1 family protein, translated to MILRDLSRKIKLRFTIFLLLSILAVVAILSLTARQPQLVPKQSNYAIHTRQDFNQPSFYPVTQIPSANLYKPIADWVGRLILPTKQQLQDGLDWVWLEVQHAPPTAQNLVGKIVRLEWKKHEDLLAYVQAVTQDVNFTSEVIKSQKKGMIHPFRLNGVRQVGVLRSLAGANPHDDTIVALDANTIIAESGEKSLLQIEREPVLVTGRFYGLVKIIQPITSETRTFSSKKQKQKRDYFLVQHYNPTSTKFDGVTETIRIPQQVIDTRNFAPSTAEQIETSPAGKDGWYIYGANDINGTFVVSALAPRSLFQIPPSQIITGEESALNYIKTLNWRDTEKLKGKLNTVLLNPVETPNLDTPYTISKWSEGDKAIALHLFGGIGGRKGEPLGVPYTITGHFAVGIAEVVRDEFTNELRFDTKYHQIYAHNPDGIIAATHTWADFMGNLQRGWLATRPVSDILIKFDPVTQDYDFDGVKLSPLGELQQQLQVTMARYRVGDGTGGATVSPATSCVQDSSQALYATILAIQNQVATTPQIQTWLKANLSHPQALRFQQLVELGQSLEKQLAPLEIVRADWKSQASILPGKKIGKRTKPFQDGSIWAGLTTWRTIMPRLAQDDLTAIFLKHGATMQILRTNQVGGWQPDITPIAPTVFFGQIKIPFTDISLLTIIISRLLASLVVPTLQHWLVIAAMLGIYGVIAIPLGFKLEFLQMQIWSANLLDKCLLICRSLFLPAIVEELFFRVLLLPHPLENTNWLHWSLWGIGSLLLFVFYHPVNAKTFFQAGFPTFFNPVFLVLAALLGIICTVAYALTGSLFVVVVIHWVVVVVWLIVFGGIEKLDVENQKFGNTNTVS
- the trpE gene encoding anthranilate synthase component I, producing the protein MIFPDFDQFKELAKQGNFVPVYQEWVADLDTPVSSWYKVCAGQPYSFLLESVEGGEKLGRYSLLGCDPLWVLEARGNHTTQTHRNGSQVVFTGDPFTALAECLEPYHPVKLPQLPAGIGGLFGFWGYELIHWIEPRVPIHAQDKRNIPDGLWMQVDHLLIFDQVKRKIWAIAYADLRDPEVDLQAAYQQAGDRVTQMVDKLSLPLSPEKTRLSWTPPSGGSPSKTAEYTSNFTRPEFCASVEKAKDYIKAGDIFQVVVSQQLSTEYTGDPFALYRSLRQINPSPYMAFFNFQDWQIIGSSPEVMVKAERDIDGEIIATVRPIAGTRPRGKTSKEDAAFAEDLLQDPKEIAEHVMLVDLGRNDLGRVCESGSVRVDELMVVERYSHVMHIVSNVVGKLASNKTAWDLLKASFPAGTVSGAPKIRAMEIINELEPSRRGVYSGVYGYYDFEGQLNSAIAIRTMVLRDNTVTVQAGAGLVADSEPEKEYEETLNKARGLLEAIRCLR
- a CDS encoding photosystem I reaction center subunit II PsaD, with the protein product MAETLSGKTPLFAGSTGGLLTKAAVEEKYAITWTSPKQQVFELPTGGAATMLQGENLLYIARKEYGIALGGQLRKFKITDYKIYRILPSGETTLIHPADGVFPEKVNPGREKVRYVPRRIGQNPSPSQVKFSGKATHDA
- a CDS encoding type II toxin-antitoxin system ParD family antitoxin, which gives rise to MQKNTSVTLGDHFEAFINSQVECGRFSSASEVVRAGLRLLEEHEMKVAALRRALQEGENSGFAEYFLHGLLAELDKEKLS